Proteins encoded within one genomic window of Equus przewalskii isolate Varuska chromosome 3, EquPr2, whole genome shotgun sequence:
- the USP10 gene encoding ubiquitin carboxyl-terminal hydrolase 10, translating to MALRSPQYIFGDFSPDEFNQFFVAPRCSVELPPYNGTVLCGVQAADDLPDGQEYQRIEFGVNEVIESNGALPRTPNYSISSTLNPQAPEFILSCTASTKTPDDPDKEANYSSTDCPDPGSALALDGSSNLEAEVLENDSVSGGLGQRERKKKKKRPPGYYSYLKDGGEGSVSAEALVNGHANPAVPNNLGTEEAESMGDVPRSGTPRTCSSPQDSTDFVSDTVPGGSFPGALDNDARTAGQPEGCPRADLEQSCLPAEAGRDSLLRTAVAQPYIGTDTTENLGVANGQILESLGEGTAANGVELHTVESPDSDPAKAEGASPPGDALASAMGAAPASQPAKSWASLFHDSKPSSSLPVASVETKYSPPATSPLVSEKQAEVKEGLVPVSEDPVAIKIAELLENVTLIHKPVSLQPRGLINKGNWCYINATLQALVACPPMYHLMKFIPLYSKVQRPCTSTPMIDSFVRLMNEFTNMPVPPKPRQALGDKIVRDIRPGAAFEPTYIYRLLTVIKSSLSEKGRQEDAEEYLGFILNGLHEEMLNLKKLLSPSNEKLTISNGPKSHSVNEDEQEEPDEGSEDEWEQVGPRNKTSVTRQADFVQTPITGIFGGHIRSVVYQQSSKESATLQPFFTLQLDIQSDKIRTVQDALESLVARESVQGYTTKTKQEVEISRRVTLEKLPPVLVLHLKRFVYEKTGGCQKLVKNIEYPVDLEISKELLSPGVKNKNLKCHRTYRLFAVVYHHGSSATGGHYTTDVFQIGLNGWLRIDDQMVKVVNQYQVVKPTADRTAYLLYYRRVDLL from the exons tatatttttggAGATTTTAGCCCTGACGAATTCAATCAGTTCTTTGTGGCCCCTCGCTGTTCAGTTGAG CTTCCTCCATACAATGGGACAGTGCTGTGTGGCGTGCAGGCTGCAGATGACCTACCTGATG GACAAGAATATCAGAGAATTGAGTTTGGTGTGAATGAAGTAATTGAATCCAATGGCGCTTTGCCGAGAACGCCCAACTACAGTATTTCGAGCACATTGAATCCTCAGGCCCCCGAATTTATTCTTAGTTGCACAGCTTCCACCAAGACCCCTGACGACCCGGATAAAGAAGCGAACTACAGCTCCACTGACTGCCCGGACCCAGGCTCTGCTCTTGCTCTGGATGGCAGCTCTAACCTGGAGGCGGAAGTGTTGGAAAATGACAGCGTCTCCGGTGGTCTTGGACAAAGGGAGcgtaaaaagaagaagaaacgtCCACCTGGGTATTACAGTTACTTGAAAGATGGCGGTGAGGGCAGCGTTTCCGCAGAAGCCCTGGTCAACGGCCATGCCAATCCAGCAGTCCCGAACAACTTAGGCACAGAGGAAGCAGAGTCGATGGGCGATGTGCCCCGGTCGGGGACGCCCAGGACTTGTAGCAGCCCTCAGGACTCCACGGACTTTGTCAGTGACACTGTGCCTGGTGGTTCTTTCCCTGGAGCCCTCGACAACGATGCCAGGACTGCAGGGCAGCCtgagggctgccccagggctgaCTTGGAACAGTCCTGCCTCCCTGCAGAGGCTGGCAGGGACAGCCTGTTGAGGACAGCTGTGGCTCAGCCTTACATTGGGACTGATACTACTGAAAATCTTGGAGTTGCTAATGGACAAATACTTGAATCCTTGGGTGAGGGCACAGCTGCCAACGGGGTGGAGTTGCACACTGTGGAAAGCCCGGACTCAGACCCTGCTAAAGCCGAGGGTGCTTCCCCTCCTGGTGACGCCCTGGCCTCGGCCATGGGCGCTGCTCCCGCCAGTCAGCCTGCTAAGTCATGGGCCAGTCTTTTTCATGATTCTAAGCCCTCTTCCTCCTTGCCTGTGGCTTCTGTGGAAACTAAGTATTCCCCTCCTGCCACGTCTCCCCTGGTCTCTGAAAAGCAGGCCGAAGTCAAGGAAGGGCTTGTTCCAGTTTCAGAGGATCCTGTAGCCATAAAGATTGCAG agTTACTGGAGAATGTAACCCTAATACATAAACCAGTGTCATTGCAACCCCGTGGGCTGATCAATAAAGGAAACTGGTGCTACATTAACGCT ACGCTGCAGGCCCTGGTAGCCTGCCCTCCGATGTACCACCTGATGAAGTTCATTCCTCTGTACTCAAAAGTGCAGAGGCCTTGTACATCGACACCCATGATAGATAGCTT TGTCCGGCTAATGAACGAGTTTACTAATATGCCAGTACCTCCAAAACCCAGACAAG CTCTTGGGGATAAAATTGTGAGAGATATCCGCCCTGGAGCTGCCTTTGAACCCACGTATATTTATAGACTCCTGACTGTCATCAAGTCGAGCTTGTCTGAAAAG GGCCGACAGGAAGATGCCGAGGAGTACTTAGGCTTCATTCTGAACGGACTTCACGAGGAGATGTTGAACCTAAAGAAACTTCTTTCACCGAGTAATGAAA AACTTACTATTTCCAATGGACCCAAAAGCCACTCAGTGAACGAAGATGAGCAGGAAGAACCCGATGAAGGAAGTGAGGACGAGTGGGAACAAGTGGGCCCCAGAAATAAGACTTCAGTCACTCGCCAGGCCGATTTTGTTCAGACCCCAATCACCGGCATTTTTGGTGGACACATCAG GTCTGTGGTTTACCAGCAAAGTTCAAAAGAATCTGCCACTTTGCAGCCATTTTTCACGTTGCAGTTGGATATCCAGTCTGACAAGATACGGACAGTCCAGGATGCATTGGAAAGCTTGGTGGCGAGAGAATCAGTCCAAGGTTATACCACAAAAACCAAACAAGAG GTCGAGATCAGTCGGAGAGTGACTCTGGAAAAGCTCCCTCCTGTTCTCGTGCTCCACCTGAAGCGCTTTGTTTACGAGAAGACTGGTGGCTGTCAGAAGCTCGTCAAAAACATCGAATACCCTGTGGACTTGGAAATCAGTAAAG agctgCTTTCTCCAGgagttaaaaataagaatttgaaatGCCACAGAACCTACAGGCTGTTTGCGG